One Luteitalea sp. DNA window includes the following coding sequences:
- the ppk1 gene encoding polyphosphate kinase 1: MPPIDPVAGPTSQRPEQAAAPGQALALVQPRIATRARSRRRGEAPAHLPAPDWSHVDPHNLSDPALYINRELSWLEFNERVLDQARDAAQPLLERVKFLAIAANNLDEFFMVRVATLLKKYRAGIEDVSPDGLHTEHQLQAVRLRAGQMFAEMTACWRETLRPLLAGVGVHFLEPKDYTPEIEAFLAASFKREIFPVLTPLAFDPGHPFPYISNLSKNLAVVVKHNGRTKFARVKVPDVLPQFVQIPDGLAPRPGTTFAFLEDVIRANVQELFPGTEVQEAHLFRIIRDTDMVIQEDEADDLLESVDRSLKQLRYGALSLLQVDNDMPRRVLRILIENFEVDEEAVLRTIDRLGFRDWMELTRLHLPQFKDPPFSPRVLWPNPDSDLFDELHYEDQLLHHPFDSFASVESFLKVAVTDPQVVAIKMTLYRIGANSPLVDMLIEAAEQGKQVAVLVELKARFDEANNIAWATRLEAAGVHVVYGLLNLKTHCKLCLVIRKEPEGITRYAHIGTGNYNRDTSQIYTDLGMFTADETIVDDISEVFNYLTGYSNRKSFRELLVAPVSLRGQLKALIDRECEHAQAGRPARLIFKNNAVTDPAMIRVLYHASQCGVPIDLIARGVCCLRPGVTGISETIRVRSIVGRFLEHSRIYYFENGGQPEIYIGSADLMERNLDRRVEVLCPVKDSEVRRHLRETVLEAYLADTDRAKVLLPDGRYLRATPEADTTPLNAQQALLDHSIGERGTSIT, from the coding sequence ATGCCTCCGATCGATCCCGTTGCTGGGCCAACATCTCAGCGCCCGGAGCAAGCTGCGGCACCCGGACAGGCTCTGGCCCTCGTGCAGCCGCGCATCGCAACGCGTGCGCGCAGCCGGCGCCGCGGCGAGGCGCCCGCACATCTGCCGGCTCCGGACTGGAGTCACGTCGATCCACACAATCTCAGCGACCCAGCTCTGTACATCAACCGAGAGTTGAGCTGGCTCGAGTTCAACGAGCGTGTGCTCGATCAGGCGCGCGACGCGGCACAGCCGTTGCTCGAACGCGTGAAGTTCCTGGCCATTGCGGCGAACAACCTGGACGAGTTCTTCATGGTGCGCGTCGCCACGCTCTTGAAGAAATACCGAGCAGGCATCGAAGACGTGTCACCGGACGGTCTGCACACGGAGCATCAGCTCCAGGCGGTACGGCTGCGGGCAGGTCAGATGTTCGCCGAGATGACGGCCTGCTGGCGCGAGACCTTGCGCCCGTTGCTGGCTGGTGTCGGCGTTCACTTCTTGGAGCCGAAGGACTACACGCCGGAGATCGAGGCCTTCTTGGCTGCATCGTTCAAGCGTGAGATCTTCCCGGTGCTGACGCCGCTGGCCTTCGATCCGGGCCACCCGTTCCCGTATATCTCGAATCTCAGCAAGAACCTGGCCGTGGTGGTCAAGCACAACGGACGCACGAAGTTCGCCCGTGTGAAAGTGCCGGACGTGCTGCCGCAGTTCGTGCAGATTCCAGATGGCCTTGCGCCCAGACCAGGCACGACGTTCGCGTTCCTCGAGGATGTCATCCGCGCGAACGTGCAGGAGCTGTTTCCTGGCACGGAAGTGCAGGAAGCGCACCTCTTTCGCATCATTCGGGACACCGACATGGTGATCCAGGAAGATGAAGCGGACGACCTGCTGGAGTCCGTCGATCGGAGCCTGAAGCAGTTGCGTTACGGCGCGCTCTCGCTCCTTCAAGTCGACAACGACATGCCGCGGCGCGTGCTCCGCATCCTCATCGAGAACTTCGAGGTCGATGAGGAGGCGGTGTTACGGACAATCGACAGGCTGGGGTTCCGCGATTGGATGGAGCTCACCCGGCTGCACCTGCCGCAGTTCAAGGATCCACCGTTCTCACCACGCGTGCTCTGGCCGAATCCGGATAGCGACCTCTTCGACGAGCTCCACTACGAGGACCAGCTCCTGCACCATCCGTTCGACTCGTTCGCCTCGGTCGAGTCATTCCTCAAGGTGGCGGTGACGGATCCGCAAGTGGTCGCCATCAAGATGACGCTCTATCGCATCGGCGCGAACTCGCCGCTCGTCGACATGCTGATCGAGGCGGCAGAGCAAGGCAAGCAAGTTGCGGTGTTGGTGGAGCTCAAGGCACGCTTCGACGAGGCGAACAACATTGCCTGGGCGACTCGCCTGGAGGCCGCCGGTGTGCACGTCGTCTACGGACTCCTGAACTTGAAGACGCACTGTAAGTTGTGCCTGGTCATCCGCAAGGAGCCGGAGGGCATCACCCGCTACGCTCACATCGGCACGGGGAACTACAATCGCGACACGTCGCAAATCTATACCGACCTTGGCATGTTCACCGCCGACGAGACCATCGTCGACGACATCAGCGAAGTCTTCAACTACCTGACCGGCTACTCGAATCGAAAGAGCTTTCGGGAGCTGCTGGTGGCGCCCGTGTCGCTACGCGGGCAGCTGAAGGCGCTCATCGACCGCGAGTGCGAGCATGCCCAGGCCGGTCGCCCTGCGCGGCTCATCTTCAAGAACAACGCCGTCACCGACCCCGCCATGATTCGCGTGCTCTACCACGCATCACAGTGCGGCGTGCCGATTGATCTCATCGCACGCGGCGTTTGCTGCCTCAGGCCCGGCGTGACCGGCATCAGTGAGACCATTCGTGTGCGGTCGATCGTGGGCCGCTTCCTCGAGCACTCGCGCATCTACTATTTCGAAAACGGCGGGCAGCCGGAGATTTACATCGGCAGCGCGGATCTGATGGAGCGGAACCTGGATCGGCGTGTCGAGGTGCTCTGCCCGGTGAAAGACTCCGAGGTCCGGCGCCACCTGCGCGAGACGGTGCTCGAGGCGTATCTGGCGGATACCGATCGCGCCAAGGTGCTGCTGCCAGACGGCCGCTACCTGCGTGCCACCCCCGAAGCGGATACGACACCGCTCAACGCCCAGCAAGCGCTGCTCGACCACAGCATAGGGGAAAGAGGAACGAGCATCACGTAG
- a CDS encoding MFS transporter: MAEGGAASDADQRSWIGWTNVVVAAVIMLATLPGRTQGLGLITEPMLRDLQLDRVLYANINLWATLIGAAVCLPIGRLLDRFGLRATTFVLTALLAVVVWSMSRISGGVVLLFVLVLATRALGQSALSVASITTVGKSFDRQVGVAMGVYAVLLSVLFAAAFIAVGGVVRVSGWRTAWAQVAFALAVIVAPIVLVFLREPVGPPVPAPDSAGSVGDGLSLAAALRTPAFWVFGGGTSLFGLVSSGLGLFNEAVLAERGFDQQTYVTFLAGTSIIALVGQLGCGWLTLRWSMQRLLGLSMFIYGAALAVLPVLSTRPQLWIFAALMGLSGGMITVIFFAVWRRAFGHAHLGRIQGAAQMLTVLASAIGPVIFAQCAALTGSYTPALWTLALCVLALSAAALRVSLPRVGLAPAAST, encoded by the coding sequence ATGGCTGAAGGCGGCGCTGCGAGCGACGCCGATCAGCGCAGCTGGATCGGGTGGACCAACGTGGTCGTGGCGGCTGTCATCATGCTGGCCACGCTTCCAGGCCGGACGCAGGGGCTGGGCTTGATCACGGAGCCCATGCTGCGCGACCTACAGCTCGACCGCGTGCTGTACGCGAATATCAATCTCTGGGCGACGCTCATCGGAGCGGCGGTCTGTTTGCCGATTGGCCGGCTGCTCGACCGCTTTGGCCTGCGCGCCACGACGTTCGTGTTGACCGCGCTGTTGGCCGTCGTCGTGTGGAGCATGAGCCGAATCAGTGGCGGCGTGGTCCTCTTGTTCGTGCTCGTGCTCGCCACGCGCGCACTGGGACAAAGCGCCCTCTCGGTCGCCAGCATCACGACCGTCGGCAAGTCCTTCGACCGCCAGGTCGGCGTGGCGATGGGCGTGTACGCCGTGCTGTTGAGCGTGCTCTTTGCCGCCGCCTTCATTGCGGTCGGAGGCGTGGTTCGGGTGAGTGGATGGCGTACCGCCTGGGCCCAAGTCGCGTTTGCCCTGGCAGTGATCGTTGCACCCATCGTGCTCGTATTTCTCCGCGAGCCAGTCGGGCCGCCGGTGCCGGCGCCAGACTCTGCCGGGAGTGTCGGTGACGGGCTCTCACTTGCCGCGGCGTTGCGCACGCCGGCGTTCTGGGTCTTCGGCGGTGGAACGTCGCTGTTCGGATTGGTCTCGTCAGGCCTTGGACTGTTCAACGAGGCCGTGCTCGCCGAGCGTGGCTTCGATCAGCAGACCTACGTCACGTTCCTCGCCGGCACGTCGATCATTGCCCTCGTCGGTCAGCTCGGGTGCGGATGGCTCACGCTCCGCTGGTCGATGCAGCGATTGCTCGGTCTGTCCATGTTCATCTACGGGGCCGCGCTCGCGGTGCTGCCGGTGCTGAGCACACGACCACAGCTCTGGATCTTTGCTGCGCTGATGGGCCTGTCTGGAGGCATGATCACCGTGATCTTCTTCGCGGTCTGGCGGCGAGCGTTCGGGCACGCACATCTGGGGCGCATTCAGGGTGCTGCGCAGATGCTCACCGTGCTGGCCTCCGCGATCGGGCCCGTCATTTTTGCGCAGTGCGCGGCGCTGACCGGATCGTACACGCCGGCGCTCTGGACCCTGGCGCTCTGTGTGCTCGCGCTGAGCGCGGCGGCGCTGCGCGTCTCGCTGCCCCGTGTCGGTCTGGCGCCAGCGGCGTCCACGTGA
- a CDS encoding TonB-dependent receptor, with product MPHWLGGRLSVPVGNHGFWTVRGSTSGPVVADRLSAGVSFAQVSREGLTVNDVTGSDLDHRSAFSGKGQLLWTPTDTWEARVIVTGERARDGDYALNDLAAARQQPFHASRDFEGRTDRDIFATTVQARRTGSRIVVSTTTGVVRWTTEDATDLDYSSRPLVTRDNRERDLQLTQEVRFASAEQRPVALSDRALLKWQAGIFLFTQDYDQDAVNAFAPFLLSPSVGLAVRQISPRAQLEDRGLGVFGQGTLTVNRRLDVTAGARFDYEKKRAALETFSEPPIVLPASVAADKGFSNVSPQVSVTYRLRPDQMLYGTVGRGFKAGGFNPASPAGSEAYDEEQAWHVEAGVKTTWANGRLTANAAAFFIDWNNLQLNVPDPLVPAQFYIANVGGAASRGVELELSARPAPGVDLFTSIGYTHARFAAGSRSAGVDVGGNELPNTPDYTASAGLQYSGRLSPGVTFYGRAEVVLYGSFHYDDTNAQSQESYSLANFHAGVRGKYLLAEAWVRNAFDTRYIPVAFQYESFAPSGFVGEMGAPRALGLSAGVRF from the coding sequence ATCCCGCACTGGCTGGGTGGGCGCCTGTCGGTTCCCGTCGGGAACCACGGATTTTGGACCGTACGCGGAAGCACATCGGGTCCGGTGGTGGCGGACCGGCTGAGCGCGGGCGTCTCCTTTGCGCAAGTCTCACGCGAGGGGTTGACCGTCAACGATGTGACCGGCAGCGATCTCGATCATCGCTCGGCGTTCTCTGGCAAGGGGCAGTTACTGTGGACGCCGACCGACACGTGGGAAGCCCGCGTCATTGTGACCGGAGAACGCGCCCGGGACGGCGACTACGCGCTGAACGACCTCGCGGCAGCGCGACAGCAGCCGTTCCACGCCTCGCGGGATTTCGAGGGCCGGACCGATCGCGACATCTTCGCCACGACCGTACAAGCACGCCGCACTGGCAGCCGGATTGTCGTCTCGACGACGACTGGTGTGGTGCGGTGGACGACCGAGGACGCGACCGATCTCGACTACTCGTCTCGTCCGCTCGTCACGCGCGACAACAGGGAGCGAGACCTTCAGCTCACGCAGGAAGTGCGGTTCGCGTCGGCGGAGCAGAGGCCCGTGGCGTTGTCGGATCGCGCCCTGTTGAAGTGGCAGGCCGGCATCTTTCTCTTCACGCAGGACTACGACCAGGATGCCGTGAACGCCTTCGCGCCGTTTCTTCTGTCGCCTTCGGTCGGTCTCGCGGTGCGCCAGATTTCGCCGCGCGCCCAGCTCGAGGATCGCGGTCTCGGCGTCTTCGGCCAAGGCACGTTGACGGTGAACCGCCGGCTCGACGTGACCGCCGGTGCTCGGTTTGATTACGAGAAGAAGCGTGCGGCGCTCGAGACGTTCTCCGAGCCGCCCATCGTTTTGCCCGCATCGGTTGCCGCCGACAAGGGCTTCTCGAACGTCTCGCCCCAGGTCTCGGTTACGTACCGGCTACGGCCCGATCAGATGCTCTATGGGACCGTCGGGCGTGGATTCAAGGCGGGTGGCTTCAACCCGGCGTCGCCCGCCGGGTCTGAAGCCTACGACGAAGAGCAGGCGTGGCACGTCGAGGCCGGCGTGAAGACGACCTGGGCGAATGGCCGGCTAACCGCCAACGCCGCTGCGTTCTTCATCGACTGGAACAACCTACAGCTGAACGTGCCGGATCCGCTGGTGCCCGCGCAGTTCTATATCGCGAACGTCGGCGGCGCCGCGAGCCGTGGCGTGGAGCTGGAGCTCAGCGCGAGGCCGGCGCCGGGTGTCGACCTCTTCACCTCGATTGGATACACGCACGCGCGGTTCGCGGCCGGCAGTCGATCGGCAGGCGTAGACGTCGGGGGCAATGAGCTGCCGAACACGCCGGACTACACGGCCAGCGCGGGTCTCCAGTATTCGGGTCGGTTGAGCCCCGGGGTGACCTTCTACGGGCGGGCCGAGGTTGTGCTCTACGGATCCTTCCACTACGACGATACCAACGCTCAGAGCCAGGAGTCCTATTCGCTCGCCAACTTCCACGCCGGCGTGAGAGGCAAGTATCTGTTGGCCGAAGCCTGGGTGCGGAACGCATTCGATACGCGCTACATCCCGGTCGCGTTCCAGTACGAGAGCTTCGCTCCATCGGGGTTTGTCGGCGAGATGGGCGCTCCACGCGCGCTCGGCCTCAGCGCCGGCGTTCGCTTTTGA
- a CDS encoding TonB-dependent receptor plug domain-containing protein, producing the protein MAAHMFPVEADAPFLERLAYLRTSRAVGRAVGCLLVALLIASRGAIAQTAAPPQTQPTEDPPLRVRMPDVTVTAQKEPEDKQRLPVSVTVVPGETIRDANISLVSDAALYAPNTFFTELTARKLSNPRFRGIGSSPSNPGITTYVDGVPQLNASSSSLELLDVDQIELVRGPQSALFGRNTLGGLVNITTSRPSRTGWVGACRFPSGTTDFGPYAEAHRVRWWRTG; encoded by the coding sequence ATGGCGGCGCATATGTTCCCTGTCGAGGCCGATGCGCCGTTCCTCGAACGGTTGGCGTATCTGCGCACATCCCGAGCAGTGGGCCGCGCGGTTGGCTGTCTCCTCGTGGCACTGCTGATCGCATCGAGGGGCGCGATCGCGCAGACGGCAGCGCCGCCGCAGACGCAGCCGACCGAGGATCCGCCGCTTCGCGTGCGCATGCCGGACGTCACCGTGACGGCTCAGAAGGAGCCGGAAGACAAGCAGAGGCTGCCGGTGAGCGTCACGGTGGTGCCGGGTGAGACGATTCGGGATGCAAATATCAGTCTCGTCAGCGACGCTGCGCTCTACGCTCCCAACACGTTCTTCACCGAGCTCACGGCGCGGAAGTTGAGCAACCCACGCTTCCGTGGGATCGGCTCGAGCCCGAGCAATCCGGGGATCACGACCTACGTCGACGGCGTGCCGCAGCTCAACGCGAGCTCCTCGAGCCTCGAGCTGCTCGACGTCGATCAGATCGAGCTCGTTCGTGGACCACAGAGCGCGCTCTTCGGACGTAACACTCTCGGTGGCCTAGTGAACATCACGACCAGCCGGCCATCCCGCACTGGCTGGGTGGGCGCCTGTCGGTTCCCGTCGGGAACCACGGATTTTGGACCGTACGCGGAAGCACATCGGGTCCGGTGGTGGCGGACCGGCTGA
- a CDS encoding glycosyltransferase produces the protein MKTLHLTNAWHPSSGGIRTFYLAMLRAANVAGRAMRLVVPAEQGGLEDVGAWGRIYYIKAPRAPIVDRRYRLLLPHRYLWPWAAIQEILRAEQPDLVEVCDKYALCYLAGVLRRLGVAGIARPTLVGLSCERFDDNVGALGWSSSAARTLARWYMGYVYTPQFDYHLANSDYTAEEIRGALVPRHTRDVHVVPMGVDADRFGPEHRSAAVREAWSARLGDDRDAIYVLYAGRLAPEKHLPLLIAMLEKLPDNDDRRVRVVIAGDGPDGDPLRAAAQARVPGRVLFWGHVADRRLLAAFYASADAFVHPNPHEPFGIGPLEAMASGVPVVVPSAGGVLSYASGENAWLATPTGPGFASVIEEMLRKPVERAARVEAARLTAQRYGWPRVTARIFALYSELHRRRLTVDRARWAVPLLAPR, from the coding sequence ATGAAGACACTGCACCTGACCAACGCATGGCACCCGTCCTCCGGTGGCATTCGCACCTTCTACCTCGCGATGTTGAGGGCAGCGAACGTCGCCGGGAGGGCCATGCGGCTCGTCGTGCCGGCGGAGCAGGGTGGCCTCGAAGACGTCGGGGCGTGGGGACGCATCTACTACATCAAGGCGCCACGCGCACCCATCGTCGACCGCCGTTACCGGTTGTTGTTGCCGCACCGCTACCTGTGGCCCTGGGCGGCCATCCAGGAGATCTTGCGTGCCGAGCAGCCGGACCTGGTCGAAGTGTGTGACAAGTACGCGCTCTGCTACTTGGCTGGCGTCCTCCGGCGGCTCGGCGTTGCTGGCATCGCCCGGCCCACACTGGTTGGCCTGAGCTGCGAGCGGTTCGACGACAACGTGGGGGCGCTCGGCTGGTCGTCGAGCGCCGCGCGGACGCTGGCACGCTGGTACATGGGGTACGTATACACGCCTCAGTTCGACTACCATCTCGCAAACTCCGACTATACGGCGGAGGAGATCCGAGGTGCGCTGGTGCCACGCCACACACGCGACGTCCATGTCGTGCCCATGGGCGTCGACGCCGATCGCTTCGGTCCAGAGCACCGATCGGCCGCCGTACGTGAGGCCTGGTCGGCTCGACTGGGGGACGACCGAGACGCGATCTACGTCCTGTACGCGGGCCGCTTGGCCCCGGAGAAGCACCTGCCTCTCCTCATTGCGATGCTCGAGAAATTGCCGGACAACGACGACCGGCGCGTGCGGGTGGTGATCGCCGGAGACGGTCCCGACGGAGATCCCTTGCGCGCGGCGGCGCAAGCTCGTGTGCCGGGGCGCGTGCTGTTTTGGGGGCATGTGGCCGATCGACGACTCCTTGCCGCGTTCTACGCGAGTGCGGATGCATTCGTACATCCGAACCCACACGAGCCCTTTGGGATTGGGCCACTCGAGGCCATGGCGTCCGGCGTGCCGGTGGTCGTCCCGAGTGCTGGAGGCGTGCTGAGTTATGCGAGCGGTGAGAACGCCTGGCTTGCCACGCCAACGGGTCCTGGCTTCGCCTCGGTCATCGAGGAGATGCTGCGAAAACCCGTCGAGCGGGCCGCGAGGGTCGAGGCCGCGCGCCTGACGGCGCAGCGCTACGGTTGGCCACGCGTCACCGCTCGCATCTTCGCCCTCTACAGCGAGCTCCATCGCCGCCGGCTCACCGTCGATCGCGCGCGTTGGGCCGTACCCCTCCTTGCCCCCAGGTGA
- a CDS encoding glycosyltransferase: protein MRTSCWRNGSIRRCSSIWWRGRRDVCWKQRDMRVAIFTDNDFEKVNGVTTTLKAVLRWAPADMHLRVYTASQIGVAQPDYLALRSLGVGVPFYRGMQMYLPRLLSFLSHARRDDIALVHMTTPGPVGLAAMYVAGRLQLPMVGSFHTQLAEYAEMLSGSRRLGQLMREYLRWPYGKCERILVPSEATRRLLVSGKLRSEKLRVWPRGVDTDRFSPAARSDALRSAWRVSPTIPAVLYVGRISHEKGLAAVPAFERALSRRGCLARFVFVGDGPMRRALQRACPNALFTGELPHADVARAMASADVFLFPSRTDTAGNVVLEAQASGLPVIVSDRGGPRENMRPGETGFMCHGDDPEVMGERLCRLVADEALRRRMGDAARQYALGRTWARALAPLFDTYREISARSLPHALPVTAI, encoded by the coding sequence ATGCGCACTTCGTGCTGGAGGAACGGTTCAATCAGGCGCTGCTCGTCGATCTGGTGGCGCGGCCGGCGGGACGTTTGCTGGAAGCAGCGTGACATGCGAGTTGCCATCTTCACGGACAACGACTTCGAGAAGGTCAATGGCGTGACGACCACGCTCAAGGCAGTGCTGCGGTGGGCGCCGGCGGACATGCACCTGCGTGTCTATACCGCGTCCCAGATCGGCGTGGCGCAACCCGACTACCTGGCGCTGCGCTCGCTCGGTGTCGGCGTGCCGTTCTACCGCGGCATGCAGATGTACCTTCCGCGGCTGCTCTCGTTCCTCTCGCACGCACGGCGCGATGACATCGCCCTCGTGCACATGACGACCCCGGGGCCGGTTGGCTTGGCGGCGATGTACGTCGCTGGGCGCCTGCAGCTGCCGATGGTGGGCAGCTTTCATACACAGCTCGCCGAGTACGCGGAGATGCTCAGCGGGTCGCGTCGCTTGGGACAGTTGATGCGCGAGTACTTGAGATGGCCGTATGGCAAATGCGAGCGCATTCTGGTGCCTTCCGAGGCCACACGCCGCCTCCTCGTGTCCGGGAAGCTCCGGTCTGAGAAGTTGCGTGTGTGGCCGCGCGGTGTCGACACTGATCGGTTCTCTCCTGCGGCGCGGTCGGACGCCTTGCGGTCTGCCTGGCGAGTGTCACCGACCATTCCGGCCGTGCTCTACGTGGGGCGCATCTCGCACGAGAAGGGCCTTGCGGCGGTGCCGGCGTTCGAGCGGGCGCTCAGCCGCCGGGGTTGTCTTGCGCGGTTCGTGTTCGTGGGCGACGGGCCGATGCGGCGAGCGCTGCAGCGCGCCTGTCCGAATGCGCTCTTTACGGGCGAGCTGCCGCATGCGGACGTCGCACGCGCCATGGCCTCGGCGGATGTCTTCCTGTTTCCCAGCCGCACGGACACCGCGGGCAACGTCGTGCTCGAGGCGCAGGCATCGGGATTACCCGTGATCGTCTCCGACCGCGGCGGTCCACGGGAGAACATGCGGCCCGGGGAGACCGGCTTCATGTGCCACGGCGACGATCCAGAGGTGATGGGCGAGAGGTTGTGCCGGCTCGTGGCAGACGAGGCGCTTCGCCGCCGAATGGGTGACGCGGCGAGGCAGTACGCGCTCGGGCGGACGTGGGCGCGCGCGCTCGCGCCGCTGTTCGACACGTACCGCGAGATTTCAGCGCGCTCGCTGCCGCATGCCTTGCCAGTCACGGCGATCTGA
- a CDS encoding PHP domain-containing protein, giving the protein MKLDAHVHTYFSGHTSLYPLSLIMKESYNTPEGVYRRAKARGMDLVAITDHDTIDGALTIADRPDVIVGCEVTAIFPDDQVKVHLNVLDISEAQFAEIDRLRRDIGQLMPYLRHQRIFTSLNHVASRVNGQITAAHVARLMPWIDALEIRNGSRLAAQNMTATALAGACRKVGVAGSDSHTQRGVGRTYVVSDRATTREAFMQELRAGRIRVEGAHGHYFTMASDIVRLATGFYQEQIARFIEQPLQWRRHAMLLGAVVGLPLVTIPLALAYAHFVLEERFNQALLVDLVARPAGRLLEAA; this is encoded by the coding sequence GTGAAGCTCGACGCGCACGTGCACACGTACTTCTCTGGCCACACGTCGCTGTATCCGCTGAGCCTGATCATGAAGGAGTCGTACAACACCCCCGAGGGGGTCTATCGACGTGCCAAGGCGCGAGGCATGGACTTGGTGGCCATCACCGACCACGACACCATCGATGGCGCACTCACCATCGCGGATAGACCGGACGTGATCGTCGGCTGTGAGGTGACCGCGATCTTCCCCGATGATCAGGTGAAGGTGCACCTCAACGTGCTCGATATCAGCGAGGCCCAGTTTGCGGAGATCGACCGGTTGCGGCGCGACATCGGCCAACTGATGCCGTACCTCAGACATCAGCGTATCTTCACCAGCCTCAATCACGTCGCCTCACGCGTCAATGGCCAGATCACGGCTGCACACGTGGCCCGACTGATGCCGTGGATCGACGCCCTCGAGATCCGTAACGGCTCGCGCCTCGCGGCGCAGAACATGACGGCGACGGCGCTGGCTGGGGCCTGCCGAAAGGTCGGTGTGGCTGGCAGCGACTCCCACACCCAGCGCGGGGTTGGCCGGACCTACGTCGTCTCCGATCGCGCGACGACACGTGAAGCGTTCATGCAAGAGCTCCGCGCTGGGCGGATCCGCGTGGAAGGGGCGCACGGCCACTACTTCACGATGGCGTCGGATATCGTTCGTTTGGCCACCGGGTTCTACCAGGAGCAGATTGCCCGGTTCATCGAACAGCCGCTTCAGTGGCGCCGGCACGCGATGCTGCTCGGCGCGGTCGTGGGCCTGCCGCTCGTCACCATCCCGCTCGCGCTGGCCTATGCGCACTTCGTGCTGGAGGAACGGTTCAATCAGGCGCTGCTCGTCGATCTGGTGGCGCGGCCGGCGGGACGTTTGCTGGAAGCAGCGTGA